A region from the Panicum hallii strain FIL2 chromosome 1, PHallii_v3.1, whole genome shotgun sequence genome encodes:
- the LOC112872898 gene encoding gamma-glutamyl peptidase 3-like, producing the protein MTAATTMAKPAAGTTGGGRRYALLLALWDSEYSSKVYGGYYNVFVAAFGGAGGDGERWDCFRVIAGEFPAPEDLASYDGFVVSGSPHDAYGEEPWIADLCALIQTLHAMGKRVLGICFGHQVLCRALGGRIGKARNGWDVGVKMVTFVRDLEGFGFLGDLEELPSSASLIEVHQDEVWELPPGATVLAFSEKTRVEAFAVGEHALGIQGHPEYTADILHNLIDRLTSQSAIPASVGEDARRTVSETGGPDRAFWMALCKGFLNGGRRSCSLPTPVREPAPEVSSRAIVAGCFTAGTAPVVQLACRASTGQLARAFSLHDW; encoded by the exons ATGACGGCTGCGACGACGATGGCGAAGCCGGCAGCGGGGACTACTGGCGGCGGGAGGCGGTACGCGCTGCTGCTGGCGCTGTGGGACTCGGAGTACTCCAGCAAGGTGTACGGCGGCTACTACAACGTCTTCGTGGCGGCgttcggcggcgccggcggggacgGGGAGAGGTGGGACTGCTTCCGCGTGATCGCCGGCGAGTTCCCAGCGCCGGAGGACCTGGCCTCGTACGACGGCTTCGTGGTCAGCGGCAGCCCGCACGACGCGTACGGCGAGGAGCCCTGGATCGCCGACCTCTGCGCGCTCATCCAGACGCTCCACGCCATGGGCAAGCGGGTCCTCGGCATCTGCTTCGGACACCAA GTCTTGTGCCGGGCGTTAGGGGGAAGGATCGGCAAGGCGCGGAACGGATGGGACGTCGGGGTGAAGATGGTGACCTTCGTGCGAGACCTAGAGGGCTTCGGCTTCCTTGGAGATCTCGAGGAGCTCCCCTCCAGCGCCTCCCTCATCGAGGTCCACCAGGACGAGGTGTGGGAGCTCCCGCCGGGGGCGACGGTGCTGGCCTTCTCGGAGAAGACGCGCGTGGAGGCGTTCGCGGTGGGGGAGCACGCGCTGGGCATCCAGGGCCACCCGGAGTACACCGCCGACATCCTCCACAACCTCATCGACCGCCTCACCAGCCAGAGCGCCATCCCGGCGAGCGTCGGCGAGGACGCGCGGCGGACGGTTTCGGAGACCGGCGGGCCGGACCGCGCGTTCTGGATGGCGCTTTGCAAGGGGTTCCTAAACGGAGGTCGGCGGAGCTGCAGCCTCCCCACGCCGGTGCGGGAGCCCGCGCCGGAGGTGAGCAGCCGCGCCATCGTCGCCGGCTGCTTCACCGCCGGCACCGCTCCGGTGGTCCAGTTGGCTTGTCGCGCTAGTACCGGTCAATTGGCACGTGCCTTTTCGCTGCATGATTGGTGA
- the LOC112902340 gene encoding gamma-glutamyl peptidase 3-like has product MAVAATKPAAVGRRYALLLALWDSEYAKKVYGGYRNVFVAAFGGGDAGEEGAERWDCFRVIAGEFPAPEDLASYDGFVVSGSPHDAYGDEPWVRRLCELIRALHAMEKRVLGVCFGHQVLCRALGGRVGKARNGWDVGVKKVTFARDLKGFAFLGDLKELPSSASLVEVHQDEVWELPPGATVLAFSEKTRVEAFAVGEHALGIQGHPEYTADILHNLVDRLTGQSAIPASVGEDARRTVAETGGPDRAFWTGLCKRFLGGGGITNTPRPAPVRDAAPEVMMTSRAAVAGCFTSVAPMVQLARSTSLAGVART; this is encoded by the coding sequence atggcggtggcggcgacgaAGCCGGCAGCCGTTGGGAGGCGGTACGCGCTGCTGCTGGCGCTGTGGGACTCGGAGTACGCCAAGAAGGTGTACGGCGGGTACCGCAACGTCTTCGTCGCCGCgttcggcggcggcgatgcCGGGGAAGAGGGTGCCGAGAGGTGGGACTGCTTCCGCGTGATCGCCGGCGAGTTCCCGGCGCCGGAGGACCTGGCGTCGTACGACGGCTTCGTGGTCAGCGGCAGCCCGCACGACGCGTACGGCGACGAGCCCTGGGTCCGCCGCCTCTGCGAGCTCATCCGGGCGCTCCACGCCATGGAGAAGCGGGTCCTCGGCGTCTGCTTCGGCCACCAGGTCCTGTGCCGGGCGCTGGGCGGGAGGGTCGGCAAGGCGCGGAACGGATGGGACGTCGGGGTGAAGAAGGTGACCTTCGCGCGAGACCTGAAGGGCTTCGCGTTCCTTGGGGATCTCAAGGAGCTCCCCTCGAGCGCCTCCCTCGTCGAGGTCCACCAGGACGAGGTGTGGGAGCTCCCGCCGGGGGCGACGGTGCTGGCCTTCTCGGAGAAGACGCGCGTGGAGGCGTTCGCGGTGGGGGAGCACGCGCTGGGCATCCAGGGCCACCCTGAGTACACCGCCGACATCCTCCACAACCTCGTCGACCGCCTCACCGGCCAGAGCGCCATCCCGGCGAGCGTGGGCGAGGACGCGCGGCGGACGGTGGCGGAGACCGGCGGCCCTGACCGCGCGTTCTGGACGGGCCTCTGCAAGAGGTTTCTCGGAGGCGGAGGGATCACGAACACCCCGCGGCCCGCGCCGGTGCGGGACGCGGCGCCGGAGGTGATGATGaccagccgcgccgccgtcgccggctgCTTCACTAGCGTCGCTCCAATGGTCCAGTTGGCTCGCAGCACTAGTCTTGCTGGAGTAGCACGCACGTAG